A genomic window from Phocoena sinus isolate mPhoSin1 chromosome 20, mPhoSin1.pri, whole genome shotgun sequence includes:
- the PNPO gene encoding pyridoxine-5'-phosphate oxidase isoform X3 has translation MTFGLRGVIVTFGRPAEWPRCLRHLCSRGAVMDLGPMRKSYRGDREAFEETQLTSLNPMKQFAAWFEEAVQCPDIGEANAMCLATCTRDGKPSARMVLLKGFGKDGFRFFTNFESRKGQELPLNRQVRVEGPVKKLPEEEAECYFHSRPKSSQIGAVVSHQSSVIPDREYLRKKNEELEQLYQEQEVPKPKYWGGYTLYPQVMEFWQGQTNRLHDRIAFRRGLPTGDSPLGPMTHRGEEDWLYERLAP, from the exons ATGACGTTCGGGCTACGGGGCGTCATCGTGACGTTCGGGCGACCCGCCGAGTGGCCCCGCTGCCTCCGCCACCTGTGCAGTCGCGGTGCTGTCATGGACCTGGGACCGATGCGCAAGAGTTACCGCGGGGACCGAGAG GCGTTTGAGGAGACTCAGCTGACCTCCCTGAACCCCATGAAGCAGTTTGCTGCCTGGTTTGAGGAGGCTGTTCAGTGTCCTGACATAGGGGAAGCCAATGCCATGTGTCTTGCTACCTGTACCAG AGATGGGAAACCGTCCGCCCGCATGGTGCTGCTGAAGGGCTTTGGCAAGGATGGCTTCCGCTTCTTCACTAACTTCGAGAGTCGAAAGGGACAAGAGCTG CCCCTAAACCGTCAG GTGCGAGTGGAGGGTCCCGTGAAGAAGCTGCCCGAGGAGGAGGCCGAGTGCTACTTCCACTCCCGCCCCAAGAGCAGCCAGATTGGGGCTGTGGTCAGTCACCAGAGTTCCGTGATCCCCGATCGGGAG tatctgagaaagaaaaatgaggaactGGAGCAACTCTACCAGGAACAAGAGGTGCCGAAGCCAAAATACTG GGGTGGCTACACCCTGTACCCCCAAGTGATGGAGTTCTGGCAAGGCCAAACCAACCGCCTGCATGACCGGATCGCTTTTCGACGGGGCCTACCGACAGGAGACTCCCCCTTGGGGCCCATGACCCACCGAGGGGAGGAAGACTGGCTCTATGAGAGACTTGCACCCTGA
- the PNPO gene encoding pyridoxine-5'-phosphate oxidase isoform X2 — protein MTFGLRGVIVTFGRPAEWPRCLRHLCSRGAVMDLGPMRKSYRGDREAFEETQLTSLNPMKQFAAWFEEAVQCPDIGEANAMCLATCTRDGKPSARMVLLKGFGKDGFRFFTNFESRKGQELDSNPFASLVFYWEPLNRQVRVEGPVKKLPEEEAECYFHSRPKSSQIGAVYLRKKNEELEQLYQEQEVPKPKYWGGYTLYPQVMEFWQGQTNRLHDRIAFRRGLPTGDSPLGPMTHRGEEDWLYERLAP, from the exons ATGACGTTCGGGCTACGGGGCGTCATCGTGACGTTCGGGCGACCCGCCGAGTGGCCCCGCTGCCTCCGCCACCTGTGCAGTCGCGGTGCTGTCATGGACCTGGGACCGATGCGCAAGAGTTACCGCGGGGACCGAGAG GCGTTTGAGGAGACTCAGCTGACCTCCCTGAACCCCATGAAGCAGTTTGCTGCCTGGTTTGAGGAGGCTGTTCAGTGTCCTGACATAGGGGAAGCCAATGCCATGTGTCTTGCTACCTGTACCAG AGATGGGAAACCGTCCGCCCGCATGGTGCTGCTGAAGGGCTTTGGCAAGGATGGCTTCCGCTTCTTCACTAACTTCGAGAGTCGAAAGGGACAAGAGCTG GACTCTAATCCCTTTGCTTCCCTTGTCTTCTACTGGGAGCCCCTAAACCGTCAG GTGCGAGTGGAGGGTCCCGTGAAGAAGCTGCCCGAGGAGGAGGCCGAGTGCTACTTCCACTCCCGCCCCAAGAGCAGCCAGATTGGGGCTGTG tatctgagaaagaaaaatgaggaactGGAGCAACTCTACCAGGAACAAGAGGTGCCGAAGCCAAAATACTG GGGTGGCTACACCCTGTACCCCCAAGTGATGGAGTTCTGGCAAGGCCAAACCAACCGCCTGCATGACCGGATCGCTTTTCGACGGGGCCTACCGACAGGAGACTCCCCCTTGGGGCCCATGACCCACCGAGGGGAGGAAGACTGGCTCTATGAGAGACTTGCACCCTGA
- the PNPO gene encoding pyridoxine-5'-phosphate oxidase isoform X1, translating into MTFGLRGVIVTFGRPAEWPRCLRHLCSRGAVMDLGPMRKSYRGDREAFEETQLTSLNPMKQFAAWFEEAVQCPDIGEANAMCLATCTRDGKPSARMVLLKGFGKDGFRFFTNFESRKGQELDSNPFASLVFYWEPLNRQVRVEGPVKKLPEEEAECYFHSRPKSSQIGAVVSHQSSVIPDREYLRKKNEELEQLYQEQEVPKPKYWGGYTLYPQVMEFWQGQTNRLHDRIAFRRGLPTGDSPLGPMTHRGEEDWLYERLAP; encoded by the exons ATGACGTTCGGGCTACGGGGCGTCATCGTGACGTTCGGGCGACCCGCCGAGTGGCCCCGCTGCCTCCGCCACCTGTGCAGTCGCGGTGCTGTCATGGACCTGGGACCGATGCGCAAGAGTTACCGCGGGGACCGAGAG GCGTTTGAGGAGACTCAGCTGACCTCCCTGAACCCCATGAAGCAGTTTGCTGCCTGGTTTGAGGAGGCTGTTCAGTGTCCTGACATAGGGGAAGCCAATGCCATGTGTCTTGCTACCTGTACCAG AGATGGGAAACCGTCCGCCCGCATGGTGCTGCTGAAGGGCTTTGGCAAGGATGGCTTCCGCTTCTTCACTAACTTCGAGAGTCGAAAGGGACAAGAGCTG GACTCTAATCCCTTTGCTTCCCTTGTCTTCTACTGGGAGCCCCTAAACCGTCAG GTGCGAGTGGAGGGTCCCGTGAAGAAGCTGCCCGAGGAGGAGGCCGAGTGCTACTTCCACTCCCGCCCCAAGAGCAGCCAGATTGGGGCTGTGGTCAGTCACCAGAGTTCCGTGATCCCCGATCGGGAG tatctgagaaagaaaaatgaggaactGGAGCAACTCTACCAGGAACAAGAGGTGCCGAAGCCAAAATACTG GGGTGGCTACACCCTGTACCCCCAAGTGATGGAGTTCTGGCAAGGCCAAACCAACCGCCTGCATGACCGGATCGCTTTTCGACGGGGCCTACCGACAGGAGACTCCCCCTTGGGGCCCATGACCCACCGAGGGGAGGAAGACTGGCTCTATGAGAGACTTGCACCCTGA